The genomic segment TTTAAACACTTTTTTCCTCAGGCGGAGCCAAAAGGGCTCCAATCAATGACGCTTCCCCAAGAAGTATTAACAAGAACCCGAGCCATTTCTCCTCGGCATCGAGTCCAATGGACCCAATCCGATAATCGATCCACAAAAGGCACCTGGCATGGAGGCAAATAAGGTgcagaaacattttcattaagagtggaattaaaacttttaaaactataagcACTCAAAAGATGTAACCCATgatatctgttttcatttttgacaaCACTTAACCATGCCTGATAATTCATTTTGAGACAATGATCTCCCTTTCCCATACAAATAAGAGGTCCATTAACACCCACAGTGTAATTTTCTAttatccttccttcttcttctggcTTCAAAGGGCCTCTATCATCAAAAGGACCAGGCAACCATCCAGACTCATTTACATATACAAGAATTGGGTCATCCCACCAGGTAACCCCCATATTAAGAGGAGGGTTAGGAATATAAGTCCAATAAGTATAGTTAGTACAATTTATCTCATTGGCTGATATGCTTATTACCTCTGCAGACAACATTGCCAACATAGCTACAAAAAGATTGGTGCTAGTGAGGGGTTTACCCTGTGAAATGACAAGATTTTCAGCAGTGCCTGCAAACTTTTTCATTTGCCCCCAAGTCACTGGAGACGCCCTCTTTGTTTGATCCAACGGCACACGGAATGCTCTCTTGCTCAAATCCATCTCCACACATCCCTTTGTCATTCCCATCACATCAAGGCTACGCTTAGTTGCCATCCCGAAGCTTTATCTTCTTAGCCGGCACCCAATAGGATTCAGCTCCTGCAGAAACAAAAGCATATCCTCGACCCCAGTGAAGAACCTTGTCAGGTTCCCAAGtgttagtattttcatttaatataaaaacagGCTGTCTAAGTTCTTGTGTACTTGTTTTTGTCCAATGTCTGTCAGCTGCACTAAGATCATCTTCTCCATGATTCAAAAAATTAAGAGTAAATAAAGCAAGACTTTGTACCTCATCTCcccctttttgttttataaacatttctttcaaagtGCAGTTTTTAGTTCAATAACCGCTTGT from the Lagenorhynchus albirostris chromosome 4, mLagAlb1.1, whole genome shotgun sequence genome contains:
- the LOC132519423 gene encoding inteferon-activable protein 208-like, producing the protein MATKRSLDVMGMTKGCVEMDLSKRAFRVPLDQTKRASPVTWGQMKKFAGTAENLVISQGKPLTSTNLFVAMLAMLSAEFDDE